Genomic DNA from Mesorhizobium sp. 131-2-1:
CGCCATCGGCGCCTATACTTCGGCACTGCTGACCACGCCCGACGACGCCGCGCGGCTGGGCGGCTTCGGCCTGCCTATTCTCGTCGGCTGGCTGGGCGCCCTGATCGTCGGCGGCATCGCCGCAGCGCTTACCGGTGTCGCCACGCTGCGGCTGAAATCGGACTATCTGGCGATCACCACTTTTGGTGTTGCAGTCGTCGTGCAGCTGGTCGCGCTTAACGCGCAGAGGCTGACCGGCGGCCCGTTCGGCATCGGCTTCATCCCCCGCCCCTTCGGCCGCCTTGCCGAGACGCCGCTGCTGTTCAACCTGTCCAACCTTGCCATCGTCTGCGCGATCACGCTGATCGTCTATCTGGCTTTGGAGCATCTGGCGCACAGCCCCTGGGGCCGGGTGCTGAAGGCGCTGCGCGAGGACGAGCGGGCGGCGATCTCGCTTGGCAAGAGCGCGCGCTTCTACCGCGTCCAGGCCTTTGCCGTCGGCGGCGCCATCATGGCCCTTGCCGGCGCGCTGCAGGCGCATTTCACCGGCTTCATCGCGCCGGACAACTATCTGCCGATCCTGACCTTCCAGGTCTGGGTGATGCTGATCGTCGGCGGCTCCGGCAGCAATCTCGGCGCCGTCATCGGCAGCGTCCTTGTGTGGGGGATATGGGCCGGATCGGGGACGCTCACCAGTGTGCTGTTCCCGCCGGAGCAGCAGGCGCGCGCCGCTTCGCTGCAGATCGTCGCCATCGGCGTCATGCTATGCGTCATCCTGCTGATCCGGCCGAACGGCCTGTTCGGCGACAGGCTACGGCGGCGACGCTTCGGCAAGCAAGACAAGGTCGTGGCGGGCGAAAGCGGCGCCGGGTCATGAATGCCGTGGTCAGGCAGCAGATGAACGGCGTTTCGCTGTGGCACGCGGTCAGCCGCAACCGTCGCGACCGGCCCGCGCTGCAAGGCAGGCTCGATGTCGACCTCGCCATTGTCGGCGCTGGCTTCACCGGCCTATCGACCGCGTTGCACGCCGCCGAAAAGGGGATTTCGGTCGCCGTGCTCGAAGCCGAAACCATTGCCTGGGGCGCGACCGGCAGGAATGCCGGCCTCGTCGTACCGAATTTCGCCAAGCGGGACCCGAACGACATCATCGCCGAGCTCGGGGCAGAGCGCGGCGAGCGTCTGGTCGATTTCGCCGCCGGCAGCGCCGATCTCGTCTTCGGCCTGATCAAGCAACACGGCATCGAATGCGACGCCCTGCAGAACGGCTGGATCCAGCCGGCGCACACGCCTGTCGCTTTTGAAAAGACCAGGTCGCGCGCCGAGCAATGGGCAGTGCGCGGCCGGCCGACCGTCACGCTGGACAGCACGGCAGTGACCGAACTCACCGGCATTCGCGGCTATGCCGGCGGCTGGATGGACAGATCGGGCGGCGTGCTCAATCCGGTCGAGTATGCGCGCGGCCTGGCCGATGCGGCGGATAAGGCCGGCGCCCGCATCTTCGAACAGACGTGTGTGACCTCGATCGATCCGGCAGCCGATGGCTGGTCGGTGAAGACCGCCTCGACGTCGGTGCGCGCCGCGAAGGTCCTGATTGCCACCAATGCCTATGGCGGATCGCTGAAGCCGATATTGCGACGGACCTATGTCCCGCTGAAAGTCTTCCAGATCGCCACAGCGCCGCTGCCGCAGGGTATACGCGACCGCCTGCTGCCCGGCGGGCAAGCCGTCGGCGACACCAGGCGTAACCTGTTCACCTGCCGCTTCGACGCTCAGAACCGGCTGATCAGCGGCGGCATGCACATTGTCGGCGTCGGCGCCGAGGCGCGTGTGCCGCAGACGGTCTGGCGGCGACTCGCCAGGCATCTCGATCTGCCCGACTTGCCGGCGCTTGCCTACAGCTGGACGGGCGTGGCGGCGGTCGAGCCGGATTTCCTGCCGCGTCTCGTCGACCTCGGGCCAGGCCTGATCGCCGGCTTCGCCTGCAATGGTCGCGGCATCGCCATGACCACGGCGATGGGCAAGGTATTGGCGGACTGGGCTGATGGGGCGGACGCCCGGGACTTGCCGCTTCCCTTCGCGCCGCCATCGCCGATCCCGCTCCATGGCGTGGTCCGCTATGCACCGAATGTGCTGCTCCCCTGGAGCATGCTGCGGGACCGGCTGGACGAGAGTTTAGTCTGACACGGCCGGCCGTGGCGACCGCCATGCCGCCGCCGCGGCCGAGACCAGCATCAGCAGAGCGGCGATGATCGCGCAGTTGGCGAAGCCCAGGCTCATGTAGAGCGGCCCAAAGCCGGCGGTGCCGATGGTGACGGCTAGATAGGTCACTGCGCTGTTCAGGCCCATGATGGTGCCGCGCCGCGCGGGGTCGAGCGCGGTAAGGCGCATCACTAGGACGTTGAGCCCGAAATGGTTGGCCAGGCCCCAGATGGCGATGGTCGCCATCAGCGGACCGAAGCCGCCGCTTGTCAGGGCCATGGCGACATAGACCGCCGCCACCAGGAGATAGGCGAACGGCATGACGCGGCGCGCGCCGAGGCGGTCGATGACGCCGTCGAGCAGTGCTGCCGCGCCGAAGCCGAGGCCATAGGCGACTGCCGCAAGGCCGTTGGCGCTGACCGGCTCGCCGAGGCCCTGGTGAAGGTGATCGCCTAGGTAGCCGTAGACGCCGTAGAAGGCGGTCATGAAGGCGCCGCAGGCGACCAGCAGCGGCAGGATGCCGGGCACGGCGAGCGCGCCGAGCGGCGAAGGCGCCGGGCCGCCTTTCGTCATGTCGCGCAGCGAACTGACAGCCAGCCCGGCGACGGCCGCCGCAGCCAGAAGCGCGACGGCGGCGAATACGGCGCGCCAGTGGATCAGGTCGGCAAGCACCGCCGACAGTGAGACGCCGGCCACCATGGAGAGCGTCCAGCCGGTCAGCACGACGCCGATGGTGCCACTCTCGCGGCCGGGCGGCGCGATCGCCGCGGAGCTCGCATAGATCGCCGGCATGGCGATGCCGGCGGCAATGCCGGCGACGAGCTGGGCCGCGACCAGCGCCGTCACCGTCGGCGCCAGCGCACTGGCGACAAGGGCGATCGCCAGCAGAAGCAATGCCGCCTGCAGCATGCGGCGCGCGCCGATCCGGTCGATGTAGCGGGCAAGGAAAAGCGCGCTTGCCGAGGTGCCGAGGCCGAAGGCGGCGGAGGCCGTCATCACGGCCGGCACGCTCGCTCCGAACGATGCCGCGACAGCAGGCGCGATCGGCCCGAGGACCAGCGAGTTCGAGCCGATGACGGCGATGCAGGCGGTCAGGAGATAGGCGAGCGCCGGGATCGGCGGCCGGGGCGCCGCCACCATAATTGCTGATTGATCGCTGTTCGACATATGATCATAATGGCCGTATTTCATTCGGCATCAATGAGGAATTCCGATATGGATGAAGAAACAGATGGCATTCAGCGGAACAGGCAGCCTGCCCGCGATATCGACCCCATCGACCGAAAGATATTAGGCATCCTGGTCGACGACGCGACCATCAGCTACGCCGAGCTCGGCGATCGCGTCGGCCTGTCGCCGCCGGCAGCGCATGAGCGGGTGAAGCGCCTCAAGCGCAGCGGAGCCATCCGCGCCACGGCGGCGATCATTGATCCCAGGGCGGTGAAGAAGCCGCTGCTCGCCTTCGTGCATATCGACACCAGGGGCTGGGGCAAGACGCCGGAACTGATGGCGGTTTCCGAGTACCCCGAAGTCGAGGAGATTCATACGGTGGCCGGCGACACCTGCATGCTGCTCAAGGTGCGCACGGAGGATACGCGGGCGCTCGAAGGCCTGCTGGCGCGCCTTTACGAGACGCCCGGCGTCACCTCGACGCGCAGCTATGTGGTGCTGTCGACCTATCTCGAGCGGCCGGTGCAGCCCGGCATCACCGCCGAATGGCCGGCGCCCCGGCATATGGCAACGCCTGTCTACTAGGCGCTGCCCTCGGACCAAGCTGCACATGCACCTGGACAAAATTTACGCATGCAATAATTTCTCATGACGCGTTGAAACTTGAAAACTTGTCTGTAAACTTTCACCTTGCAGTTGCGCGCCGGCGCGCTCTATGTAGGTGCCGGAGCAGCCGCATGGGACCAAGGGTTTGGATGTCCATGCCGCGAGGGTTCGAATGGCGATGACGCATAAGACGATGGAGGATTTCGCCCGTTCCTGCGGCGTCTCCAGGCCAACGCTTTCGAAATATTTTGACGATCCAACCAGCGTCAAGCCGGCGACCAGAAAGCGCATCGAGGAGGCGCTGCGCTCATCCGACTACCAGCCCAACCTGTTTGCCCGCAACCTCAACCGCAAGCGCACCCGCAGCATCGGCATCGTCGTGCCGACCGTCACCGACCCGTTCTATTCGGAAATGGTCAGCCGCATCGAGCTTCGGCTGCGCGACGAAGGCTACTGGCCGATCGTCATCTCCTCGCACGGCTCGACCGAGCTCGAAGTCGAAGCGACGCGGACCATCCTGTCGCTGAAGGTCTCCGGCGCGCTCGTCGCGCCGCTCGGGCGGCGCTCCGATCACCGCACGCTGGAGAAGCTGACGCAGGCCATCCCGATCGTCTATTTCGACACCTATCTCGAAGGCGGCACGCCCTTTGTCGGCAACAACAACACGCAGAGCGTCGCGACGATCGTCGAGTATCTCTGCCGCTCCGGCGACGCCCCGGTCTATTTCGACATCCCGCATGTCAACCATAACTCGCCGGAACGGCTGGCCAGCTATGTCGCCTCGATGAAACGGCTGGGGCACGAGCCCATCGTCATCGGCAACACCAAAGACTATACGTGGGATTTCGAGCGGATCGGTTACGAACAGACCGAAAGGATGCTCGGCAATAGCGGCCTGCCGGGCAAGACCATCCTGTGCAACAACGACCGTCTTGCCTTCGGCGTGATGGCGGCCGCCTTCTCCCGGGGGATCAAGGTCGGCCGCAAGGCGGATTGCGACCTGCGTGTGGCGGCGCATGACGATCATCCGCTGAGCCGCTACACCTGTCCCGGCCTGACCACCATGGCGCAGGATTTTGCCGCCATGGCCGGCCGCAGCGTCGAGACACTGCTTGCCTTGCTCAACGAGGACGGGACGGGGGTCGCGCCCAAGGTCAAGCTCGACGCGACTTTGGTGATGCGTCAGTCGGCCTGATCTTTCGCGAAAGCGCGATCGAATTCACGCCATGTGGCAACCCCCGCCTCGACCGCCTGCCGCGATGCCGGGCCGTGGCGGCCCATCGAGACGAAGCCGTGGATCTGGCTTGGCCAGCGCTTGAGCACGACCGGCACGCCGTCGTCCTGGAGCCGCCCGGCATAGGCTTCTCCCTCGTCGGCGAGGATGTCGTGGCCAGCGATGGCGACGAATGACGGGGCGACCCCGGCGAGGCTCTTGGCCTTGAGGGGTGAGACGCGCCAATCACCGATGTCGGCGGCGTCGCGGATATAGTGATCGCGGAACCAGGCCATGGTCGAGGCGGTGAGGCCAAAGCCCTCGGCGAAGCGGCGGTAGCTGTCCGCCGTCTGCGCGGCATCGGTGTTGGGATAGAACAGCAACTGTGCGGCGAGCGGAATATGGTCGTCGCGCGAGAGCAGGCTGAGCACGGTGGCGAGATTGCCGCCGGCGCTGTCGCCGGCAACGGCGACGCGCCGCGCATCGATGCCGAGATCGGCGGCCGCATTTTGCATGAAGGAAAGCACGGCGCGGCAGTCTTCGACCGCAGCCGGGAATTTGTGCTCCGGCGCCAGCCGGTACTCGGGCGCGACGACGACGCAAGCCGCGATGTTGGCGAACCAGCGGCAGATCTCGTCATGCGATTCGAGATTGCCGATCACCCAGCCGCCGCCATGCAGATAGAGCAGCGCCGGGGCACCTGCATCAGGGGCGCCCTGCCCGCGATAAATCCTGAGCGTCAGCGGGCCTCCGGGTCCGGCGATCGCGCGCTCATTGACTGAGCCCACCGGCTCGCGCTCGCCCTGCAGGTCCGGAAGACCCTCTTCATAGGCACGGCGTGCCTGTTCCGGCGTTCCAGGCTCGAACGGCGGGGCGCCGGCTTGCCGGCCGAGGTCGAGAACCAGCCGCGCCTGCGGATCGAGCGCGGACAGGGTCGGCGTTGCAGTCAGCGGCGATGTCGTCATGGACGAACCTCTTGATCAGGCCAGCAGGCTTGCCGCTTCGTCCTCGCCGAGAAGCGGCGGCTGGTCGACGGTGCCATTGACGGCAACGGACCCGCGGCTTTCGCCCGAGGCCAGGATCGCCTCCATGATCTCCAGCACATGCAGCGCCAGGTCGCCGGAGGCGCGGGGCTTGCGGCCCTCCGTAAGCGCCCGTGCCAGGTCGGCGACGCCGAGCATGCGGTAGTTTGCACGGTCGGGCGCGGCATAGGGCCAGTTGCGCGCGCCATAGAGTTCGCCCTCGCTCTCAAGATCTTTCCAGTCGGCGCCGCGCGCCGACAGCGAGACGGTGCCACCGAACGTGTCGGGATCGGGTAGCCTGAGCGAGCCTTCTGTGCCGTGCAGCTCGATCGGATGGTTGGAGTGTTTGAACACATCCCAGGAGGCGCCGAAGGTGACGGTGGTGCCGGAGCGGAATTCTAGCAGCGACAGGATGTTGGTCGGCGTGCCGACCTTGAAGCTGGTGTTCTTGAAGGGACCGTCGGCGGTGATCAGCCGCTCCTCCTGGCCGCGCGTCGCCATCGCCATGACGCGGGCGACCGGGCCGAGCAGGTTGACCAGCATGGTCAGGTAGTAAGGGCCCATGTCGAAGACCGGGCCGCCGCCGGGCTGATAGTAGAATTGCGGGTTGGGATGCCAGTGCTCCATGCCGCGCCCCATCATGAAGGCGGTGCCGGTCACGGCGCGACCGATCGCGCCCTCGTCCATCAGGCGGCGCGCCCGCCGTCCGGCGGCGCCAAGGAACGTGTCGGGGGCCGAGCCGAGCAGAACATTGCGCGCCCTCGCCTCGGCGACCAGCCGGCGGCCATCGGCGGCGGACGTCGCCAGAGGCTTTTCGGTGAAGACGTGCTTGCCGGCCGACAGCGCCGAAAACGAAATGTCGAAATGCGCCGCCGGTATCGTCAGATTGAGGACAAGGTCGATGTCCGGGTCGGCCAGCAGCTCGTCGACGCCGAGCGCGCGGATGCCGTATTCCTTGGCACGGAGCGCGGCCATGTCGGCTGAAATGTCGGCACAGGCGCGCAAGTCGACGCCGCCGAACAGAGCCGCATTGCGCAGATAGGTCATCGAGATAT
This window encodes:
- a CDS encoding alpha/beta hydrolase, with translation MTTSPLTATPTLSALDPQARLVLDLGRQAGAPPFEPGTPEQARRAYEEGLPDLQGEREPVGSVNERAIAGPGGPLTLRIYRGQGAPDAGAPALLYLHGGGWVIGNLESHDEICRWFANIAACVVVAPEYRLAPEHKFPAAVEDCRAVLSFMQNAAADLGIDARRVAVAGDSAGGNLATVLSLLSRDDHIPLAAQLLFYPNTDAAQTADSYRRFAEGFGLTASTMAWFRDHYIRDAADIGDWRVSPLKAKSLAGVAPSFVAIAGHDILADEGEAYAGRLQDDGVPVVLKRWPSQIHGFVSMGRHGPASRQAVEAGVATWREFDRAFAKDQAD
- a CDS encoding NAD(P)/FAD-dependent oxidoreductase; protein product: MNAVVRQQMNGVSLWHAVSRNRRDRPALQGRLDVDLAIVGAGFTGLSTALHAAEKGISVAVLEAETIAWGATGRNAGLVVPNFAKRDPNDIIAELGAERGERLVDFAAGSADLVFGLIKQHGIECDALQNGWIQPAHTPVAFEKTRSRAEQWAVRGRPTVTLDSTAVTELTGIRGYAGGWMDRSGGVLNPVEYARGLADAADKAGARIFEQTCVTSIDPAADGWSVKTASTSVRAAKVLIATNAYGGSLKPILRRTYVPLKVFQIATAPLPQGIRDRLLPGGQAVGDTRRNLFTCRFDAQNRLISGGMHIVGVGAEARVPQTVWRRLARHLDLPDLPALAYSWTGVAAVEPDFLPRLVDLGPGLIAGFACNGRGIAMTTAMGKVLADWADGADARDLPLPFAPPSPIPLHGVVRYAPNVLLPWSMLRDRLDESLV
- a CDS encoding Gfo/Idh/MocA family protein, translated to MHGKSKTKLGIGVIGCGNISMTYLRNAALFGGVDLRACADISADMAALRAKEYGIRALGVDELLADPDIDLVLNLTIPAAHFDISFSALSAGKHVFTEKPLATSAADGRRLVAEARARNVLLGSAPDTFLGAAGRRARRLMDEGAIGRAVTGTAFMMGRGMEHWHPNPQFYYQPGGGPVFDMGPYYLTMLVNLLGPVARVMAMATRGQEERLITADGPFKNTSFKVGTPTNILSLLEFRSGTTVTFGASWDVFKHSNHPIELHGTEGSLRLPDPDTFGGTVSLSARGADWKDLESEGELYGARNWPYAAPDRANYRMLGVADLARALTEGRKPRASGDLALHVLEIMEAILASGESRGSVAVNGTVDQPPLLGEDEAASLLA
- a CDS encoding LacI family DNA-binding transcriptional regulator, yielding MAMTHKTMEDFARSCGVSRPTLSKYFDDPTSVKPATRKRIEEALRSSDYQPNLFARNLNRKRTRSIGIVVPTVTDPFYSEMVSRIELRLRDEGYWPIVISSHGSTELEVEATRTILSLKVSGALVAPLGRRSDHRTLEKLTQAIPIVYFDTYLEGGTPFVGNNNTQSVATIVEYLCRSGDAPVYFDIPHVNHNSPERLASYVASMKRLGHEPIVIGNTKDYTWDFERIGYEQTERMLGNSGLPGKTILCNNDRLAFGVMAAAFSRGIKVGRKADCDLRVAAHDDHPLSRYTCPGLTTMAQDFAAMAGRSVETLLALLNEDGTGVAPKVKLDATLVMRQSA
- a CDS encoding branched-chain amino acid ABC transporter permease yields the protein MIDLVGYGAFFLTTALIFSLVTLGLNLQWGLTGLFNVGLAGFVAIGAYTSALLTTPDDAARLGGFGLPILVGWLGALIVGGIAAALTGVATLRLKSDYLAITTFGVAVVVQLVALNAQRLTGGPFGIGFIPRPFGRLAETPLLFNLSNLAIVCAITLIVYLALEHLAHSPWGRVLKALREDERAAISLGKSARFYRVQAFAVGGAIMALAGALQAHFTGFIAPDNYLPILTFQVWVMLIVGGSGSNLGAVIGSVLVWGIWAGSGTLTSVLFPPEQQARAASLQIVAIGVMLCVILLIRPNGLFGDRLRRRRFGKQDKVVAGESGAGS
- a CDS encoding MFS transporter, with the protein product MSNSDQSAIMVAAPRPPIPALAYLLTACIAVIGSNSLVLGPIAPAVAASFGASVPAVMTASAAFGLGTSASALFLARYIDRIGARRMLQAALLLLAIALVASALAPTVTALVAAQLVAGIAAGIAMPAIYASSAAIAPPGRESGTIGVVLTGWTLSMVAGVSLSAVLADLIHWRAVFAAVALLAAAAVAGLAVSSLRDMTKGGPAPSPLGALAVPGILPLLVACGAFMTAFYGVYGYLGDHLHQGLGEPVSANGLAAVAYGLGFGAAALLDGVIDRLGARRVMPFAYLLVAAVYVAMALTSGGFGPLMATIAIWGLANHFGLNVLVMRLTALDPARRGTIMGLNSAVTYLAVTIGTAGFGPLYMSLGFANCAIIAALLMLVSAAAAAWRSPRPAVSD
- a CDS encoding Lrp/AsnC family transcriptional regulator, whose product is MDEETDGIQRNRQPARDIDPIDRKILGILVDDATISYAELGDRVGLSPPAAHERVKRLKRSGAIRATAAIIDPRAVKKPLLAFVHIDTRGWGKTPELMAVSEYPEVEEIHTVAGDTCMLLKVRTEDTRALEGLLARLYETPGVTSTRSYVVLSTYLERPVQPGITAEWPAPRHMATPVY